The Nostoc sp. NIES-3756 DNA window CCGCACTTCCTTCCCTCAAGCCCTGAATATCTTTATTCTTCCGCCTTCCTTTGAAGAGTTAGAAAGACGGATTCGGGGGAGAGGACAGGATTCTGAGGAAGCGATCGCCCGTCGTCTACAGCGTGCCAAGGAAGAGATTCAAGCTGCTGACGAATTTGATATTCAAATCGTAAATGACGATTTTGAAACTGCTCTTAGTGCGATCGAAACAGCATTATTTGGATAATAAATATCCTCTAAAATCACAACCAAACAATTTACACCAAACAAGCTGAGGACACGGAAAGGAAGATATAATTTTCTTTTGTGTCCTTTAGTTTTTTAGTTAACCAGATTTGATCAGTATCAGTTATAAAAACTCTACCCACAAGGGGATAGAGTTTTGTCAGTAGTCAGTGGTCAGTATCTGTCAATTTTTTAATACTATCTACTCTTATGTCGAAGTATTAAAATATCAATCAAAAACCACTGACAACTGACACACACAGTGCAAATTGAATTAGCCGAATAGACCTTGAATCAGAGCAATATTGCTAGTCAAGAAGTAAGCAACTACTGCACCACCAATACCACCAATTAAGAAAGCACTGGCAAAATTGTTCCAGCCTTCCCTAGATTGGAAAGCATCAGGAGGAGTTGCAGTTACAGTAGCCAGGGGTTGGGGAGGATTGCTGCTAGCGTATAGAGATAAAGCGGCGGTTAGAATGACAACTAAGCCAATGCTTGCTAGTAATCCAGCAAGGTTAGCATTAGGTGTATCACGCAGGGGGCCTAATTTAGCGAAGGGGCCAAAAATCCAGTAACCGTGAGCCATCCCAACTTCTAACCCACGTCTAAAAGGTGTGAGATTTGCACGATAGGCAGGTAGATTGTTAATGTACGACTTGGTTAAGTAAGAAGCATTAACAGGGGTTTCTAAGTTACCCCATTGAGGATCACGTCCGGCTGGAAAAACCACTTCCCGATTTCTAGGATCGCTAGGGGAATTTTTTGATGCGTCTACTGCTTGCGCCATATTTTGTGTTGCCTCAAAAATACAATGGTGGCATTTTTATATTAATAATAATTGCAGCCTAAGATATTTTTTATTCGAGAAGTTTAGAAAAATTAATTTAGATTCTTTAAGATGGTGAAACTCGTAAGCTAATTCAAGCTTTACGAGCTACCAAAAATAGTTTTTAGTGCCTATTTGTGTGATAAATACACTTAATTGATTAAGCCAATTCATCACACAAATTAGGCAAAAAACAACAGATTAACCCGTCTTAAAATCTGAGTTTTAATTTATGGTAGGGGATGAAAAAGTAAATCTGGAAAAAAGCGATTGAACTCAATCAAAATTCCGGCTGTGATGGTCAACCAGATAGTAGCAGCTACGGGTGCTGTGGAAATGAACTTGAGTAAGTAGGCGGATTGATCAGTTTTTTCTGCCATGATTTTTGCTCCAAATAAATTAACAGATTAGGCGGAATTAGCGGGGAGAAACAGTAATTTCAGAATCCTTAGCGGTTAATTCACCAGACAGGAGTTCTTTAACTGCGGCTAGCGGCCAAGTAAACCCACTGAGGATTATGGGTAGAGCAATACTCAAATCGATTTGGATTTCTTTTTGTTCAGAGTCATTACCCTTCTGAACTGTTTGTAAGTAAGCACGACCTACCCAACCAATCCAACCAGCAATGTAGAGGAAGAGGATGCTAGGAATTAGAAAATCACCAGCTTTGTCAAGACGACCATCTACAATCAGGTGAGGATAACCTTCTGGCCCGCAAAGTTCTTGAGAATAACGCTCAAAACGTTTTTGTCCTGATTTGGGATCAGCTGTAGTATTGCGGGCATTTTTTGCCAGTGCTTGGAATGCTGGATTTTCTGCACAAGGTGTCAGGTTAGCTCCCAAGGCTTTTGCTGGAGGAGCAAAGCTGAACGACAGACAAATCACCAAAATCAAAGCAAACAATCGACGCATGGATTTGTTTCCTTTTATTACACAAGAAAAAGTTTTTTGTACAAAACGAAGCGGCTTGTACACTTTTGATTTGCTTAACTAGCAAGTCATCATACTCTTGCGCGGGAATCGAGTAAAGTTTAAGTAAATAAAAGTTAAAGCTTCTCAAACAAATCTTTAGAGAGTACTGAGTATTGAGTGAAGAGTGCTGAGTAGAATTTTTCATAATTAGGGAAAATTATTTTAGACCTCATACTTGGAAACTCAGGACTCAGGACTCAGCACCCATTACTTGGTCGTAGCAATGACAACTGTTTTAGCAATCGAAACCAGCTGTGATGAAACTGCCGTAGCAATTGTAAAGAATCGTCAAGTTTGCAGTAGTATCGTAGCTTCGCAAATACCAGTTCACCAACAGTATGGGGGTGTAGTACCGGAAGTAGCCTCACGAGCGCATTTGGAAACGATAAATGACGCGATCGCCCAAGCGATGGCACAAGCTCAACTAGATTGGGGTAAAATCGACGGGATCGCTGCCACTTGTGCGCCTGGACTTGTAGGAGCGCTGTTAGTGGGGCTAACTGCTGCCAAAACTTTAGCAATTTTACACGATAAACCATTTTTGGGAGTTCACCACCTCGAAGGTCACATCTACGCGACTTATTTGAGTGAGCCAACTTTAGATCCCCCTTTTCTTAGCTTACTTGTTTCTGGAGGACATACAAGCTTAATTTACGTTAAAGAATGTGGCGTGTATGAAACCCTGGGGGAAACTCGTGATGATGCAGCTGGGGAAGCCTTTGATAAAGTTGCTAGGTTATTGAAGTTAGGTTATCCCGGTGGCCCTGTGATTGACAAACTAGCTCAAACAGGCGATCCCCAAGCTTTTGTTTTGCCAGAAGGAAAAGTGTCTTTACCGGGTGGAGGATTCCATCGCTATGACGGCAGTTTTAGCGGCTTAAAGACGGCTGTATTACGTTTAGTGCAGCAATTAGAGAAAGAGGGAGATAAACTGCCAACAGAGGACATTGCCGCCAGCTTTCAGACAACTGTAGCTAAGGCTTTAACCAAAAGAGCGATCGCCTGTGCTTTAGACTATGGTTTAGATACCATTGCCGTAGGTGGGGGAGTAGCCGCCAATAGTGGTTTAAGAAAACACCTACAAGCAGCAGCCACAGAAAATAACCTCCGCGTCCTCTTTCCACCCCTAAAATTCTGTACCGATAACGCCGCCATGATAGCCTGCGCCGCCGCAGACCATTTATCACGCGGACACACCTCCCCCCTAACTCTAGGTGTAGAGTCACGGCTAAGTCTAAGCCAAGTAATGAAGTTGTATCAGTAGTCCACAGTTAATAGTCCATAGTCCAAGGACTCAGCCTCTATCTTTGGCTGTTGACTGTTGACTAATGACTAATGACTAATTCCCGAATATGATTTGCAACTGCATCTGGCTGTTCTAACATTGCTAAATGTCCACAATTAGGAATTTCTATCACATTGTCGCCACAGTATTGGAAAAGCCTATGAAAACTCGCTAAGTGACGTACATACTTGGGTTCCATTACTTTATCGTCAGTCCCAGCCAGGAAATACACTGGCTGCTTTAACTGCGAGACTAACTTTGGTAAACGGTTAACTTCTTCCTCGGTTGTGGAGTCTAACAACGCGCCTAAAGCTGCTTCCGGGTCAGCAACGATAAAATCTATGACTCGCTGACGCGCCCACTGACGGTCTAAGGGACGAGATACACTAGCTCTGGTGAAGAGTAAATCAATCAGAGGTACTTGGGATAACCAACGGGGACGGAGTTGTAAAAATCGCTGTCCTGCTAAACGGAACTGTTCAAAAGCTTCTTTGAGATAAATACCACCGCCTGCGTTGATACAAATGACACCCTTGATACACTCAGGCATTTGTGATGCTGCCCATAGAGCGATCGTACCTCCTAATGAATGACCAACTAGCCAAGCACTATTAATATTTAGCTGTTTCAACAGTGCAGCCAAATCTTGAGCATAGGCAGCTGGTGTATAGACAGACTCTAAGGATAAATTTATATCTTGCACAGACTGAGCCGATAAACCGACAGAACCAAGCTCTCGGTGAAAATCACTTTCTAACTGTGACTGAGAGTCCCCAAAGCCGCGTAAATCATAGGATAAACACTGTAAATCCATTGACAACCGGGAAATGACAGGTTGCCAATATTCACGGCTATTGAGCCAACCGTGAATAAATACTAGAGCATCAGGGCAGGATGTAGGGGCTGTCAGCTCGTATGCGTGTGGAAAGCCCAAGATTTCAATAGTTGCCATATCTATATCGTAACCCCAAGGGTGGGTGCGACAAAATAAGCAATTTAAAAACAGAAACGTTTAGGTTATAGGTGAGGGAGATGAGGGAGAAACCTTTCCCCTTTCCAAATCCTAATTTTACTTCCCTAACAACCTTTGGCGTACCCCTTCAGCAATTTTATGTCCCAGATACTCAGGAATTAGACTTTCATTTGGCCCCAACAGATAGAGAATTAGCCTAGTACGTCCACGCCAAACTAGTAAGTTAGCATTAACCACTAATAGGTCTTCCTGCCAAATAGCATACATGACCTTGTAAAATAACCCTGGTTGATTATCAGCTTCAATCACCAACGCTGGGAGGTGAAAAACCGGATCAACATAAAATTCAGTCTGTACTTGTTCTAAACCAACGTCTAAGTTGAACTCTACAGCTAACATTTCTTCTACTTCAAACCGCCCTCCTAAAGCCTCACGAATGGCACGGCAAACATTCTCTGCTGTTTTATCAGTCAGGGCTTTACTACCACGGGATACCAAAAGTTTAATAAAGACTAGCATCGGTGGTTTGATTTGCCCGTAAAGACTCAGACCATGAATAGTTAGTCCATAGGCGGCTAGCACACCAAAAATGTCACTAAGAAGAAATGATTGATTGCGGTAGGCAAAATGCAGCGCACTTTTACTACCTTCCGGCTTCAACTCAATTACGGCACGTTTAGTTTTATAAAGACGATAGGCTAGCCGCAAATTTTGCAGTTGAATCTCACTGCTGACAAATTGTTCATAAAACTGGGGAAACGCTCTGTTAAAGCGCTTAAGAAGTTCCAGTGTCGAAGATTTTAAACCAGAAGCCATTGTAGGTGTAAAACTCGCTTGCTTTTGTCGCTTGAGGAGTAGAGAGTAGGGGAAGATGAGGAAGATGGGGAAGTAGGGGAAGCAGGGGAATAACTTATATTTACCTCATCCTCCTCATCTCCCTCATCTCTTTTATATACAATTCGCTCTTAGGACTTTTCGTTTTGAGGAATTTGTCCTAGCCTTTACAACAAAGTGCTAAAGTTGAAAATAATTGGTGTAAAACACACTGTAACCGGCTGTAGCCACTGAAGGTCTAAAAACTTCTCATAAATTGAGTTTACGGACTAAGCAATGGTATTCGCTGGGTCAGGTGTGAATCAACACTCTAGATAGTGGACACCAATTTAGTTATACTACCCGAACCGCGTTGGCATGGGTTTTTGGAAAACTTGGTTTAGTACTCCTGAATCTGGGACAAGTAAAACACAATCCTTTGAAGAGCATACGGTAGACGCTACGGGCAACTCTAACCCGAAAAGCGATGCGTCAGCAGGTACAAGAAATGCAGAACGTATCGTTTTTAGCACCGAGCGAGATATTGACCTGTATGAACTCGAAGAACTTTGTGATGCTGTTGGCTGGTCACGTCGTCCGTTAAGGAAGGTGAAAAAAGCCATTGAGCATAGTTTTCTCGTAGCTTCTATGTGGCAAGTAAGAGGAAACCAAAGACGGCTAATTGGTTTTGCTCGTGCTACCTCAGATCACGCTTTTAACGCCACTATTTGGGATGTGGTAGTTCACCCAGATTTTCAAAGTAAAGGGCTGGGTAAGGCTTTGATGAAGTATGTACTTAAAAAACTCAGGAGTGAAGAAATTAGTAATGTAACTCTCTTTGCTGACCCTCATGTTGTAGACTTTTACCGCACTATGGGTTTCATGCCAGATCCGGAAGGCATAAAAGGAATGTTTTGGTATCCTCATTAAGTTTTCTCTAGAAAAAAACATAGCCAATAGTCAAAAAATTAGCTATAATAGACAAAGCTTGTGTGACTAAAGCACAATCGGGATGTAGCGCAGCTTGGTAGCGCGCCTGCTTTGGGAGCAGGATGCCGCAGGTTCAAATCCTGTCATCCCGATTTAAGTTGATTATTAATAAGGAAAACCCATACCCTGGCAGACTGGGGTATGGGTTTTCTGTATAGATATCATTAGAACAATTAGAATTTACTATCATAGTTATCAGTTGATATCAAAAAATGCTATTTCAGTCTGTATTTATACATAAAAAAGTAAATTAATTGAGCGATTGTATATTGTTGGATTAGCTTAATTAATAGCAAATTTTTGTTATATACAGAATTGAAGAAACTAAATATATATGTATAAAATTAACCATTTAATCAACTAGCATGATGAGGAACGATCGCTATTGAATAACGTCCCTAAATTTAGCTAAGAGCAATAAAATGGCATTGACCTTATTTACAAAAAAGGGAAGATTTTAGTCTTAGTGGCGACTATATTTAATGGGCATCTACATGGATGTGTAGTGAATAGTTAAGCAAAACAGAGAAAAGCACAACTAAAAATACGGTCAACGAGTAGCAAGGAAATAACGGCTATCCTTAAGAGTTTGAAAATCTTAAGCTTTAAGTGTAAATTGGGAGCATTTAACGACTACCACAACTTTTTCTCATTTCCCAGAAATTGATATATAACTAAGACGAGTTGGTGGCGCGTAAATCCAACAATTGGTCTAACTGGAATTGAACACATTGATGCGAGGAATACTCATGAAAGCATTGGTTCGGTGGGGCGCAACATTAGGTTTGCTAGGAAGTACTTTACTAGGCACAGTATATTTGGGTAGCTTGCCTGCAATTGCGTTATCAGAACAACAAATTAAAGAAAAGTTAGATGGCGTACCTGTTTATTTAGTTACAAATGAAAAAGGTTTACCATTAAGTCGTCCTCTACCAGCTCCACAAAACGGGCAGAAGGCTGGTGGTTCAATCACAGGGGTTTATATGAGCCGTCAAGAGGCTCAGGCTTTTATTAACGAGTTGCGCAACGCTAAAAATAAAGACCCAAAGATGGAAGAAATCATCAAAAGCCTACAGGTGACACCTGTACCGCTAGGGGTGATCTATCAGCAATTGCAACAAAGTAAAAAAGACCCTAATCGTTTGTTGTTCGCTTTTAAACCTGTAGATCAGGAAGTTAAGGGGGCAATGGATTTACTGCGCCAAACCGGTCAACAGGTAAATCAGTTTAAGAGCGTGCCGATGTTTGCTGTCAGATTTGCACCAGATCAGGGTTATGTCTCAATCAAACCAGGTAGTGGCAATGAACAGTACATACCTCTGTTCTTGAGTAAACAGGATGCACAGGGTTTGTTAGGACAAGTCAAGCAAAAACACCCGAAAGCGGATATTCAAGTTCTAGATATAGATGGGGTGATTCAGACTTTACAAGCTAAAAATGATCCTTGGCTGAGTCAAGTTGTCATCGTACCATCACCAGAATCTAGAGAATATATTCGGACTTTACCTAAAAACCAAGGGTCTAACACTCCGGCTGCACCTAACCGCAATAACAATACAGCTAAACCAGGAACAAGACCGAATTCGCGTTAAGCATGACAAATCAACGGTTAAATGTAGTTTCTGGTTTACAACTTTGGCAATGGCGCACTAGGGCGACTCAAAGCGCGATCGCTCACAATGTTCCTGTGGTAGAAGTAGACTGGTTATTGCAAGAAATAGCTGGTTTAGACCGTTTGGCACTACGTCTAGAGTCGTTTAAAGATTGGTCTGAGATTGCCATAGATTTATCTTTGGACGAGTTAGACCAGTTGTGGCAAAGGCGATTAAGCGATCGCCTACCCGTACAGTACATCGCTGGGATGACACCTTGGCGCAACTTTAAGCTTACGGTGTCCAGCGCGGTTTTGATTCCCAGACCTGAAACCGAATGCTTGATTGATTTGGCTGTGGCTGCTGTTGCTGATAGTGAACTAGCACCACAGTTACAACAAGGACATTGGGTGGATTTGGGAACCGGGAGTGGGGCGATCGCTTTGGGGTTAGCAGATACTTTCAGGGAGGCGACAATTCACGCTGTTGATTACAGCCGCGAAGCTTTGGCGATCGCCGAGCAAAATGCCTGTAACTTGGGTCTAATTGAGAGGATAAAGTTTTACCAAGGTCGCTGGTGGGAGCCTTTAAACTTACTTAAAGGTCAAGTTAGTGGCATGGTATCTAATCCTCCTTATATTCCCAGTAATGTTGTGCCTACGCTACAACCAGAAGTAGTAAACCATGAACCACATTTAGCCTTAGATGGTGGTACTGATGGCTTAGATGCAGTCCGCCATTTGGTAGAAGTTGCCCCCAGTTATTTACAACCTGGGGGTATATGGTTAATTGAAATGATGGCAGGTCAGGCAGAAGCAGTCAAAACTCTGCTGCAACAGCAAGGAAACTATGAAAATATTCAAATTCATGCTGATTTAGCTGGGATTGAACGCTTCGCCCTAGCACGTATTGAGTACTGAGTTACGAGTAGTTGATTAATAACCGTTACCACATGGTTTAAGACTTAGATAAATATAAGATTTTTATGATGAGTAAGAAGCTTTTGAGCTTGTCTTCTGATATTTAATAATTGCTTAACTCATTATTAGTAATAGATAATTACGAATTATTTATGACTAAGGTTTCATTAGAAGCATTAATAGCTGGTGTACGCACTGGCGGTTTGGTGAGTTTCCCTACCGACACAGTTCCGG harbors:
- a CDS encoding Photosystem I reaction center subunit III encodes the protein MRRLFALILVICLSFSFAPPAKALGANLTPCAENPAFQALAKNARNTTADPKSGQKRFERYSQELCGPEGYPHLIVDGRLDKAGDFLIPSILFLYIAGWIGWVGRAYLQTVQKGNDSEQKEIQIDLSIALPIILSGFTWPLAAVKELLSGELTAKDSEITVSPR
- a CDS encoding alpha/beta fold hydrolase — its product is MATIEILGFPHAYELTAPTSCPDALVFIHGWLNSREYWQPVISRLSMDLQCLSYDLRGFGDSQSQLESDFHRELGSVGLSAQSVQDINLSLESVYTPAAYAQDLAALLKQLNINSAWLVGHSLGGTIALWAASQMPECIKGVICINAGGGIYLKEAFEQFRLAGQRFLQLRPRWLSQVPLIDLLFTRASVSRPLDRQWARQRVIDFIVADPEAALGALLDSTTEEEVNRLPKLVSQLKQPVYFLAGTDDKVMEPKYVRHLASFHRLFQYCGDNVIEIPNCGHLAMLEQPDAVANHIRELVISH
- the tsaD gene encoding tRNA (adenosine(37)-N6)-threonylcarbamoyltransferase complex transferase subunit TsaD, producing MTTVLAIETSCDETAVAIVKNRQVCSSIVASQIPVHQQYGGVVPEVASRAHLETINDAIAQAMAQAQLDWGKIDGIAATCAPGLVGALLVGLTAAKTLAILHDKPFLGVHHLEGHIYATYLSEPTLDPPFLSLLVSGGHTSLIYVKECGVYETLGETRDDAAGEAFDKVARLLKLGYPGGPVIDKLAQTGDPQAFVLPEGKVSLPGGGFHRYDGSFSGLKTAVLRLVQQLEKEGDKLPTEDIAASFQTTVAKALTKRAIACALDYGLDTIAVGGGVAANSGLRKHLQAAATENNLRVLFPPLKFCTDNAAMIACAAADHLSRGHTSPLTLGVESRLSLSQVMKLYQ
- the psaJ gene encoding photosystem I reaction center subunit IX, coding for MAEKTDQSAYLLKFISTAPVAATIWLTITAGILIEFNRFFPDLLFHPLP
- the prmC gene encoding peptide chain release factor N(5)-glutamine methyltransferase — protein: MTNQRLNVVSGLQLWQWRTRATQSAIAHNVPVVEVDWLLQEIAGLDRLALRLESFKDWSEIAIDLSLDELDQLWQRRLSDRLPVQYIAGMTPWRNFKLTVSSAVLIPRPETECLIDLAVAAVADSELAPQLQQGHWVDLGTGSGAIALGLADTFREATIHAVDYSREALAIAEQNACNLGLIERIKFYQGRWWEPLNLLKGQVSGMVSNPPYIPSNVVPTLQPEVVNHEPHLALDGGTDGLDAVRHLVEVAPSYLQPGGIWLIEMMAGQAEAVKTLLQQQGNYENIQIHADLAGIERFALARIEY
- a CDS encoding photosystem I reaction center protein subunit XI is translated as MAQAVDASKNSPSDPRNREVVFPAGRDPQWGNLETPVNASYLTKSYINNLPAYRANLTPFRRGLEVGMAHGYWIFGPFAKLGPLRDTPNANLAGLLASIGLVVILTAALSLYASSNPPQPLATVTATPPDAFQSREGWNNFASAFLIGGIGGAVVAYFLTSNIALIQGLFG
- a CDS encoding GNAT family N-acetyltransferase; amino-acid sequence: MGFWKTWFSTPESGTSKTQSFEEHTVDATGNSNPKSDASAGTRNAERIVFSTERDIDLYELEELCDAVGWSRRPLRKVKKAIEHSFLVASMWQVRGNQRRLIGFARATSDHAFNATIWDVVVHPDFQSKGLGKALMKYVLKKLRSEEISNVTLFADPHVVDFYRTMGFMPDPEGIKGMFWYPH
- a CDS encoding Tic22 family protein, with product MKALVRWGATLGLLGSTLLGTVYLGSLPAIALSEQQIKEKLDGVPVYLVTNEKGLPLSRPLPAPQNGQKAGGSITGVYMSRQEAQAFINELRNAKNKDPKMEEIIKSLQVTPVPLGVIYQQLQQSKKDPNRLLFAFKPVDQEVKGAMDLLRQTGQQVNQFKSVPMFAVRFAPDQGYVSIKPGSGNEQYIPLFLSKQDAQGLLGQVKQKHPKADIQVLDIDGVIQTLQAKNDPWLSQVVIVPSPESREYIRTLPKNQGSNTPAAPNRNNNTAKPGTRPNSR